From one Doryrhamphus excisus isolate RoL2022-K1 chromosome 9, RoL_Dexc_1.0, whole genome shotgun sequence genomic stretch:
- the lrrfip1a gene encoding uncharacterized protein lrrfip1a isoform X1 — MSNMGSQGTGRKRSSNKDRSTAEDDALNLIAKEAEARLAAKRAARAEAREIRMRELERQQKEIFQVQKKYYGLNTKLDDRADGKWGDIEQWMEDSERYSRPSQMHTLSDDDERLSVGSRGSVRSDLDSVYGAGGSSLVSHKKSKKKKKHKHKDKDRNGYDDEYSVVSSRSSRLSDDSRVSRSSRGDLLASYASSDLYSLNGLSSTRNTGSTGAYQSALYEDSHCSGSQRVTGSGAHSLEYSSYHRSNSRTSSRANSARTSPVDNCGSVASYLRSSASSGGLLRDLDDVTIPDFSDADDKDYLEKGSRSASALTATTLTSLGGSSSRRGSVETAITVDAEAAVREIKEIHELKDQIQDVESKYTQNLKEAKDALTEVEEKYRKAMVSNAQLDNEKNNLMYQVDTLKDSLMELEELLSESRREYEEKVKEFEREKHAHSVLQFQLITMKETLKQSEELLNEIRQLRMKQDGFAREISDLQETVEWKDKKIGALERQKEYTDAIRIERDELREEVVKLKDILKKHGIVLGPDMSINGSAGETETEVGTSGDSVPQPAQESSTFPAEGNSMLGSSVETQLRSSGKEEVDQEQHQEAQTGHLSSDRLSNTDRSYLAESHSRRTEEQKMPLKDINGGQRLECQAEADELPITKVFDEQVLSSEFEEITSTEKVNSDLEQKVATSTDITEDNSTNIFEETNEHRTIDESLSSKTQSYLQDRKHSESCSDEGHGRDLQSCPQKEDVINLDTRPQGNLKHSESCTQDIKDSDSSPQEDVKDSELCPQGNLKDSASCPQDDVNDSESCPQEDVSDSESCPQGNLNDSESCPQEDVNDSESCPQEDVNDFESCPQGNLKDSESCPQEDVNDSKSCPQEDVNDSKSCPQEDVNDSKSCPQEDVNDSKSCPQEDVNDSKSCPQEDVNDSKSCPQEDVNDSKSCPQEDVNDSGSCPQEDVNDSGSCPQEDVNDSGSCPQEDVNDSGSCPQEDVNDSGSCPQEDVNDSGSCPQEDVNDSESCPQEKYTKDSELCPQVGNLKDSASESVLGVSNTELQCVTESAEANDDVEEILTNAPPRGANDPGKKKKKKRRGKKKGRSTEERSQPKDHKESTTTCQESIQPDAVPKDNGSGTECGSDGHIVKRIEESSTDQVIKETDQQHITEQVEHIKASNVEQPNKSKQVEHIETSDVENPKESMMDLILNADDQHLEADKVTLEDENISLTLQLSQTQSHHSADKRDMKQTLESVTVEEHFIKSSDILVDVVSTNTSKILDILDISDDTIKTVTLEPESQNHPSVTMMPPTQCPESPSKPSAPTDSNSHMLIGFSDKGLLENTCTNQKDEQTESERSFSSQNPHDGSHEKSKLSESEKKNEFLDLVKPENSLHDPDKDEIFPETQAEHFMERQPQLYDDQIDPAASDMKVQTQSSSPEEAGNATSPQIVQRLSDEQLGSADNLEEHKHSQSNQEHLQESTAPNQSKTNNTSQENEEHSEDDEKGQSFDFDDMDSDVAVEIQTITNSQEEEVEVGVDVLSDMLAPSPTKLQVVQENSQEKPMDPEVCADVAPADKDLHVEALGIAEDQKEKMRQEKIDATDEQIFVTKDTPPSKAGEFSVLENTREDQPPPQAVSLSVEEALNDVGQPQGDLSATKMGRNRVTEKQPKNSKKGKSKGKDDCKMT; from the exons GCTGAGGCAAGGCTGGCAGCAAAAAGGGCAGCTCGGGCAGAAGCCAGAGAGATCCGTATGAGAGAACTtgaaagacaacaaaaagaG ATCTTTCAGGTCCAGAAG aaatattatGGCTTGAACACCAAATTAGATGACAGAGCGGACGGCAAATGGGGAGATATTGAGCAATGGATG GAGGACAGTGAGAGATACTCACGCCCCTCACAGATGCACACG CTTTCAGATGATGATGAACGCTTGTCAGTGGGAAGCCGAGGCAGTGTCAGG TCGGATCTTGATTCAGTTTATGGGGCAGGG GGCTCATCCTTGGTCTCACATAAGAAGtccaagaaaaagaagaaacataAGCATAAAGATAAAGAT AGGAACGGCTATGATGATGAGTACAGTGTTGTGTCCAGCAGG AGTTCAAGACTGAGTGATGACAGCAGGGTCTCACGTTCATCCAGGGGAGATTTGTTG GCATCTTATGCTTCCTCTGACCTGTACAGCCTCAATGGCCTGTCCTCCACTAGGAACACAGGTTCAACTGGTGCGTACCAG AGTGCCTTATATGAGGACAGTCACTGCTCCGGGTCACAGCGAGTCACTGGCTCTGGCGCCCAT TCTTTAGAATACAGTAGCTACCACCGCTCCAACTCCAGAACCTCCAGCAGGGCCAATTCAGCCCGCACCAGCCCAGTG GACAACTGTGGTTCTGTTGCCAGTTATTTAAGAAGCTCAGCAAGTAGTGGTGGCCTCCTCAGGGATCTGGACGATGTTACTATTCCTGATTTTTCTGAT GCAGATGACAAGGATTATCTCGAGAAA ggttcCAGATCAGCTTCTGCATTAACAGCAACGACTCTCACCTCACTCGGCGGGTCTTCCTCACGGAGAGGAAGTGTAGAGACTGCCATAACTGTGGATGCCGAGGCTGCAGTGAGAGAAATTAAG GAAATTCATGAACTGAAGGATCAAATTCAAGATGTGGAGTCCAAGTACACACAGAACCTAAAAGAAGCTAAG GATGCATTGACAGAAGTGGAAGAGAAGTATCGTAAGGCCATGGTATCCAACGCCCAGCTGGACAATGAGAAGAACAACCTCATGTACCAGGTGGATACGCTTAAGGACTCGCTGATGGAACTAGAGGAACTCCTGTCTGAGTCCCGGCGGGAGTATGAAGAGAAGGTCAAG GAATTTGAGCGAGAGAAGCATGCCCACAGTGTGCTTCAGTTCCAATTGATAACAATGAAAGAAACACTGAAACAAAGTGAGGAGCTCTTAAAT GAGATCCGTCAGTTGCGTATGAAACAGGACGGTTTTGCTAGAGAGATATCTGACCTACAGGAGACAGTGGAGTGGAAGGATAAGAAAATTGGG GCCTTAGAGCGACAGAAAGAATACACTGATGCAATCCGAATTGAGCGAGATGAGCTCAGAGAAGAGGTTGTGAAGCTAAAAGATATTCTAAAG AAACATGGAATAGTACTGGGACCTGATATGAGCATCAACGGCAGTGCTGGTGAGACAGAAACAGAAGTCGGCACCAGCGGAGACTCTGTTCCTCAACCAGCTCAGGAATCGTCCACTTTCCCAGCAGAGGGGAACAGCATGCTCG GAAGCTCAGTGGAGACTCAGTTGAGAAGTAGTGGCAAGGAAGAGGTGGATCAAGAGCAGCATCAAGAAGCCCAGACCGGTCATTTGAGCTCTGATAGGTTGTCTAATACTGATCGTTCATATTTAGCGGAATCCCATAGCAGAAGAACAGAAGAACAGAAAATGCCGCTCAAAGACATCAATGGTGGCCAAAGGTTGGAATGTCAGGCTGAAGCTGATGAACTTCCAATCACAAAAGTATTTGATGAACAAGTTCTCAGCTCTGAGTTCGAAGAAATCACAAGTACTGAAAAAGTCAACTCAGATTTAGAACAGAAAGTAGCAACAAGCACAGATATTACTGAAGACAACTCCACTAACATCTTTGAGGAGACAAACGAACACAGAACCATAGATGAAAGTCTTTCATCAAAAACACAATCATATCTACAAGATCGCAAACATTCTGAATCATGCTCCGACGAAGGACATGGAAGAGATTTGCAATCATGTCCCCAAAAAGAAGATGTCATTAATTTAGATACACGTCCTCAAGGAAATCTCAAACATTCTGAATCGTGTACACAAGACATCAAAGATTCAGACTCATCTCCCCAAGAAGACGTCAAAGATTCAGAATTGTGTCCTCAAGGAAATCTCAAAGATTCAGCATCATGTCCTCAGGATGATGTCAACGATTCAGAATCATGTCCCCAAGAAGATGTCAGCGATTCAGAATCATGTCCTCAAGGAAATCTCAACGATTCGGAATCGTGTCCCCAAGAGGATGTCAACGATTCCGAATCGTGTCCCCAAGAGGATGTCAACGATTTCGAATCATGTCCTCAAGGAAATCTCAAAGATTCCGAATCGTGTCCCCAAGAGGATGTCAACGATTCCAAATCGTGTCCCCAAGAGGATGTCAACGATTCCAAATCGTGTCCCCAAGAGGACGTCAACGATTCCAAATCGTGTCCCCAAGAGGACGTCAACGATTCCAAATCGTGTCCCCAAGAGGACGTCAACGATTCCAAATCGTGTCCCCAAGAGGACGTCAACGATTCCAAATCGTGTCCCCAAGAGGACGTCAACGATTCCAAATCGTGTCCCCAAGAGGACGTCAACGATTCCGGATCGTGTCCCCAAGAGGACGTCAACGATTCCGGATCGTGTCCCCAAGAGGACGTCAACGATTCCGGATCGTGTCCCCAAGAGGACGTCAACGATTCCGGATCGTGTCCCCAAGAGGACGTCAACGATTCCGGATCGTGTCCCCAAGAGGACGTCAACGATTCCGGATCGTGTCCCCAAGAGGACGTCAACGATTCAGAATCATGTCCccaagaaaaatatacaaaagatTCTGAATTGTGTCCCCAGGTAGGAAATCTTAAAGACTCTGCGTCTGAGTCTGTCCTAGGTGTATCAAATACTGAACTCCAATGTGTAACTGAAAGTGCTGAGGCAAACGATGATGTTGAAGAAATACTAACAAATGCTCCACCTCGGGGTGCTAACGATCCtgggaaaaagaagaaaaagaagaggagAGGCAAAAAGAAAGGAAGGTCCACGGAGGAAAGAAGTCAACCAAAGGACCACAAGGAATCTACTACTACATGTCAAGAAAGCATCCAACCAGATGCAGTTCCAAAGGACAACGGATCAGGCACCGAATGTGGTAGTGACGGTCACATTGTGAAACGCATTGAAGAATCATCCACAGATCAGGTTATCAAAGAGACCGATCAGCAACATATTACTGAACAAGTGGAACATATTAAAGCCTCAAATGTCGAACAACCTAATAAATCAAAGCAAGTAGAACACATCGAAACGTCAGATGTTGAAAACCCCAAAGAATCAATGATGGATCTAATTCTGAATGCAGATGATCAGCATTTGGAAGCAGATAAAGTAACGTTAGAAGatgaaaacatttctctcacTTTGCAACTCAGTCAGACACAAAGTCACCACAGTGCAGATAAACGTGATATGAAACAAACTTTGGAATCTGTGACAGTAGAGGAACACTTTATAAAGAGTTCTGACATTCTTGTTGACGTTGTTAGTACCAACACCTCTAAAATCCTTGACATACTTGATATTTCAGATGACACCATCAAAACTGTTACTCTTGAACCTGAAAGTCAAAATCACCCGTCTGTGACTATGATGCCTCCTACCCAATGCCCAGAGTCACCATCTAAGCCGTCTGCTCCCACGGACTCAAACAGTCACATGCTCATTGGGTTTTCTGACAAAGGCCTGCTAGAGAATACTTGTACAAACCAAAAGGATGAACAGACAGAATCAGAAAGATCATTTTCTTCTCAGAATCCTCATGATGGGTCACAcgaaaaatccaaactatctgagagtgagaagaaaaatgaatttCTAGATTTAGTCAAGCCAGAGAACTCATTGCATGACCCTGACAAAGATGAAATCTTTCCGGAGACTCAAGCCGAACATTTTATGGAAAGGCAACCACAGCTTTATGACGATCAAATTGATCCTGCTGCATCAGACATGAAGGTGCAGACACAAAGTTCTTCTCCAGAAGAAGCAGGAAATGCTACAAGTCCCCAGATTGTGCAGCGACTTAGCGATGAGCAATTAGGGTCTGCAGACAATCTTGAGGAGCACAAACATAGCCAAAGCAACCAAGAACATCTGCAGGAATCCACAGCTCCAAACCAGTCAAAGACCAATAACACAAGTCAGGAGAACGAGGAGCATTCCGAAGACGACGAGAAAGGGCAGTCCTTTGATTTTGATGACATGGACTCAGACGTAGCTGTAGAAATACAAACCATTACAAATTCCCAGGAAGAGGAAGTCGAGGTAGGTGTTGATGTCCTCAGTGATATGTTGGCGCCGAGTCCAACTAAGCTTCAAGTAGTACaagaaaattcacaagaaaagcCAATGGATCCTGAAGTGTGTGCAGATGTAGCTCCGGCAGACAAAGACCTCCATGTGGAGGCTTTGGGAATTGCGGAAGACCAGAAGGAAAAAATGCGGCAAGAGAAGATTGACGCAACGGATGAGCAAATCTTTGTTACAAAAGACACGCCGCCTAGCAAAGCTGGGGAGTTTAGTGTTTTAGAAAACACACGTGAAGACCAGCCCCCCCCTCAAGCAGTGTCTTTATCAGTAGAAGAAGCGTTAAATGATGTTGGACAACCGCAGGGAGATTTAAGTGCAACCAAAATGGGACGTAACCGAGTGACCGAAAAGCAACCAAAAAATAGCAAGAAGGGCAAAAGCAAAGGCAAAGATGACTGCAAGATGACTTAG
- the lrrfip1a gene encoding uncharacterized protein lrrfip1a isoform X17: protein MSNMGSQGTGRKRSSNKDRSTAEDDALNLIAKEAEARLAAKRAARAEAREIRMRELERQQKEIFQVQKKYYGLNTKLDDRADGKWGDIEQWMEDSERYSRPSQMHTLSDDDERLSVGSRGSVRSDLDSVYGAGGSSLVSHKKSKKKKKHKHKDKDRNGYDDEYSVVSSRSSRLSDDSRVSRSSRGDLLASYASSDLYSLNGLSSTRNTGSTGAYQSALYEDSHCSGSQRVTGSGAHSLEYSSYHRSNSRTSSRANSARTSPVDNCGSVASYLRSSASSGGLLRDLDDVTIPDFSDADDKDYLEKGSRSASALTATTLTSLGGSSSRRGSVETAITVDAEAAVREIKEIHELKDQIQDVESKYTQNLKEAKDALTEVEEKYRKAMVSNAQLDNEKNNLMYQVDTLKDSLMELEELLSESRREYEEKVKEFEREKHAHSVLQFQLITMKETLKQSEELLNKHGIVLGPDMSINGSAGETETEVGTSGDSVPQPAQESSTFPAEGNSMLGSSVETQLRSSGKEEVDQEQHQEAQTGHLSSDRLSNTDRSYLAESHSRRTEEQKMPLKDINGGQRLECQAEADELPITKVFDEQVLSSEFEEITSTEKVNSDLEQKVATSTDITEDNSTNIFEETNEHRTIDESLSSKTQSYLQDRKHSESCSDEGHGRDLQSCPQKEDVINLDTRPQGNLKHSESCTQDIKDSDSSPQEDVKDSELCPQGNLKDSASCPQDDVNDSESCPQEDVSDSESCPQGNLNDSESCPQEDVNDSESCPQEDVNDFESCPQGNLKDSESCPQEDVNDSKSCPQEDVNDSKSCPQEDVNDSKSCPQEDVNDSKSCPQEDVNDSKSCPQEDVNDSKSCPQEDVNDSKSCPQEDVNDSGSCPQEDVNDSGSCPQEDVNDSGSCPQEDVNDSGSCPQEDVNDSGSCPQEDVNDSGSCPQEDVNDSESCPQEKYTKDSELCPQVGNLKDSASESVLGVSNTELQCVTESAEANDDVEEILTNAPPRGANDPGKKKKKKRRGKKKGRSTEERSQPKDHKESTTTCQESIQPDAVPKDNGSGTECGSDGHIVKRIEESSTDQVIKETDQQHITEQVEHIKASNVEQPNKSKQVEHIETSDVENPKESMMDLILNADDQHLEADKVTLEDENISLTLQLSQTQSHHSADKRDMKQTLESVTVEEHFIKSSDILVDVVSTNTSKILDILDISDDTIKTVTLEPESQNHPSVTMMPPTQCPESPSKPSAPTDSNSHMLIGFSDKGLLENTCTNQKDEQTESERSFSSQNPHDGSHEKSKLSESEKKNEFLDLVKPENSLHDPDKDEIFPETQAEHFMERQPQLYDDQIDPAASDMKVQTQSSSPEEAGNATSPQIVQRLSDEQLGSADNLEEHKHSQSNQEHLQESTAPNQSKTNNTSQENEEHSEDDEKGQSFDFDDMDSDVAVEIQTITNSQEEEVEVGVDVLSDMLAPSPTKLQVVQENSQEKPMDPEVCADVAPADKDLHVEALGIAEDQKEKMRQEKIDATDEQIFVTKDTPPSKAGEFSVLENTREDQPPPQAVSLSVEEALNDVGQPQGDLSATKMGRNRVTEKQPKNSKKGKSKGKDDCKMT, encoded by the exons GCTGAGGCAAGGCTGGCAGCAAAAAGGGCAGCTCGGGCAGAAGCCAGAGAGATCCGTATGAGAGAACTtgaaagacaacaaaaagaG ATCTTTCAGGTCCAGAAG aaatattatGGCTTGAACACCAAATTAGATGACAGAGCGGACGGCAAATGGGGAGATATTGAGCAATGGATG GAGGACAGTGAGAGATACTCACGCCCCTCACAGATGCACACG CTTTCAGATGATGATGAACGCTTGTCAGTGGGAAGCCGAGGCAGTGTCAGG TCGGATCTTGATTCAGTTTATGGGGCAGGG GGCTCATCCTTGGTCTCACATAAGAAGtccaagaaaaagaagaaacataAGCATAAAGATAAAGAT AGGAACGGCTATGATGATGAGTACAGTGTTGTGTCCAGCAGG AGTTCAAGACTGAGTGATGACAGCAGGGTCTCACGTTCATCCAGGGGAGATTTGTTG GCATCTTATGCTTCCTCTGACCTGTACAGCCTCAATGGCCTGTCCTCCACTAGGAACACAGGTTCAACTGGTGCGTACCAG AGTGCCTTATATGAGGACAGTCACTGCTCCGGGTCACAGCGAGTCACTGGCTCTGGCGCCCAT TCTTTAGAATACAGTAGCTACCACCGCTCCAACTCCAGAACCTCCAGCAGGGCCAATTCAGCCCGCACCAGCCCAGTG GACAACTGTGGTTCTGTTGCCAGTTATTTAAGAAGCTCAGCAAGTAGTGGTGGCCTCCTCAGGGATCTGGACGATGTTACTATTCCTGATTTTTCTGAT GCAGATGACAAGGATTATCTCGAGAAA ggttcCAGATCAGCTTCTGCATTAACAGCAACGACTCTCACCTCACTCGGCGGGTCTTCCTCACGGAGAGGAAGTGTAGAGACTGCCATAACTGTGGATGCCGAGGCTGCAGTGAGAGAAATTAAG GAAATTCATGAACTGAAGGATCAAATTCAAGATGTGGAGTCCAAGTACACACAGAACCTAAAAGAAGCTAAG GATGCATTGACAGAAGTGGAAGAGAAGTATCGTAAGGCCATGGTATCCAACGCCCAGCTGGACAATGAGAAGAACAACCTCATGTACCAGGTGGATACGCTTAAGGACTCGCTGATGGAACTAGAGGAACTCCTGTCTGAGTCCCGGCGGGAGTATGAAGAGAAGGTCAAG GAATTTGAGCGAGAGAAGCATGCCCACAGTGTGCTTCAGTTCCAATTGATAACAATGAAAGAAACACTGAAACAAAGTGAGGAGCTCTTAAAT AAACATGGAATAGTACTGGGACCTGATATGAGCATCAACGGCAGTGCTGGTGAGACAGAAACAGAAGTCGGCACCAGCGGAGACTCTGTTCCTCAACCAGCTCAGGAATCGTCCACTTTCCCAGCAGAGGGGAACAGCATGCTCG GAAGCTCAGTGGAGACTCAGTTGAGAAGTAGTGGCAAGGAAGAGGTGGATCAAGAGCAGCATCAAGAAGCCCAGACCGGTCATTTGAGCTCTGATAGGTTGTCTAATACTGATCGTTCATATTTAGCGGAATCCCATAGCAGAAGAACAGAAGAACAGAAAATGCCGCTCAAAGACATCAATGGTGGCCAAAGGTTGGAATGTCAGGCTGAAGCTGATGAACTTCCAATCACAAAAGTATTTGATGAACAAGTTCTCAGCTCTGAGTTCGAAGAAATCACAAGTACTGAAAAAGTCAACTCAGATTTAGAACAGAAAGTAGCAACAAGCACAGATATTACTGAAGACAACTCCACTAACATCTTTGAGGAGACAAACGAACACAGAACCATAGATGAAAGTCTTTCATCAAAAACACAATCATATCTACAAGATCGCAAACATTCTGAATCATGCTCCGACGAAGGACATGGAAGAGATTTGCAATCATGTCCCCAAAAAGAAGATGTCATTAATTTAGATACACGTCCTCAAGGAAATCTCAAACATTCTGAATCGTGTACACAAGACATCAAAGATTCAGACTCATCTCCCCAAGAAGACGTCAAAGATTCAGAATTGTGTCCTCAAGGAAATCTCAAAGATTCAGCATCATGTCCTCAGGATGATGTCAACGATTCAGAATCATGTCCCCAAGAAGATGTCAGCGATTCAGAATCATGTCCTCAAGGAAATCTCAACGATTCGGAATCGTGTCCCCAAGAGGATGTCAACGATTCCGAATCGTGTCCCCAAGAGGATGTCAACGATTTCGAATCATGTCCTCAAGGAAATCTCAAAGATTCCGAATCGTGTCCCCAAGAGGATGTCAACGATTCCAAATCGTGTCCCCAAGAGGATGTCAACGATTCCAAATCGTGTCCCCAAGAGGACGTCAACGATTCCAAATCGTGTCCCCAAGAGGACGTCAACGATTCCAAATCGTGTCCCCAAGAGGACGTCAACGATTCCAAATCGTGTCCCCAAGAGGACGTCAACGATTCCAAATCGTGTCCCCAAGAGGACGTCAACGATTCCAAATCGTGTCCCCAAGAGGACGTCAACGATTCCGGATCGTGTCCCCAAGAGGACGTCAACGATTCCGGATCGTGTCCCCAAGAGGACGTCAACGATTCCGGATCGTGTCCCCAAGAGGACGTCAACGATTCCGGATCGTGTCCCCAAGAGGACGTCAACGATTCCGGATCGTGTCCCCAAGAGGACGTCAACGATTCCGGATCGTGTCCCCAAGAGGACGTCAACGATTCAGAATCATGTCCccaagaaaaatatacaaaagatTCTGAATTGTGTCCCCAGGTAGGAAATCTTAAAGACTCTGCGTCTGAGTCTGTCCTAGGTGTATCAAATACTGAACTCCAATGTGTAACTGAAAGTGCTGAGGCAAACGATGATGTTGAAGAAATACTAACAAATGCTCCACCTCGGGGTGCTAACGATCCtgggaaaaagaagaaaaagaagaggagAGGCAAAAAGAAAGGAAGGTCCACGGAGGAAAGAAGTCAACCAAAGGACCACAAGGAATCTACTACTACATGTCAAGAAAGCATCCAACCAGATGCAGTTCCAAAGGACAACGGATCAGGCACCGAATGTGGTAGTGACGGTCACATTGTGAAACGCATTGAAGAATCATCCACAGATCAGGTTATCAAAGAGACCGATCAGCAACATATTACTGAACAAGTGGAACATATTAAAGCCTCAAATGTCGAACAACCTAATAAATCAAAGCAAGTAGAACACATCGAAACGTCAGATGTTGAAAACCCCAAAGAATCAATGATGGATCTAATTCTGAATGCAGATGATCAGCATTTGGAAGCAGATAAAGTAACGTTAGAAGatgaaaacatttctctcacTTTGCAACTCAGTCAGACACAAAGTCACCACAGTGCAGATAAACGTGATATGAAACAAACTTTGGAATCTGTGACAGTAGAGGAACACTTTATAAAGAGTTCTGACATTCTTGTTGACGTTGTTAGTACCAACACCTCTAAAATCCTTGACATACTTGATATTTCAGATGACACCATCAAAACTGTTACTCTTGAACCTGAAAGTCAAAATCACCCGTCTGTGACTATGATGCCTCCTACCCAATGCCCAGAGTCACCATCTAAGCCGTCTGCTCCCACGGACTCAAACAGTCACATGCTCATTGGGTTTTCTGACAAAGGCCTGCTAGAGAATACTTGTACAAACCAAAAGGATGAACAGACAGAATCAGAAAGATCATTTTCTTCTCAGAATCCTCATGATGGGTCACAcgaaaaatccaaactatctgagagtgagaagaaaaatgaatttCTAGATTTAGTCAAGCCAGAGAACTCATTGCATGACCCTGACAAAGATGAAATCTTTCCGGAGACTCAAGCCGAACATTTTATGGAAAGGCAACCACAGCTTTATGACGATCAAATTGATCCTGCTGCATCAGACATGAAGGTGCAGACACAAAGTTCTTCTCCAGAAGAAGCAGGAAATGCTACAAGTCCCCAGATTGTGCAGCGACTTAGCGATGAGCAATTAGGGTCTGCAGACAATCTTGAGGAGCACAAACATAGCCAAAGCAACCAAGAACATCTGCAGGAATCCACAGCTCCAAACCAGTCAAAGACCAATAACACAAGTCAGGAGAACGAGGAGCATTCCGAAGACGACGAGAAAGGGCAGTCCTTTGATTTTGATGACATGGACTCAGACGTAGCTGTAGAAATACAAACCATTACAAATTCCCAGGAAGAGGAAGTCGAGGTAGGTGTTGATGTCCTCAGTGATATGTTGGCGCCGAGTCCAACTAAGCTTCAAGTAGTACaagaaaattcacaagaaaagcCAATGGATCCTGAAGTGTGTGCAGATGTAGCTCCGGCAGACAAAGACCTCCATGTGGAGGCTTTGGGAATTGCGGAAGACCAGAAGGAAAAAATGCGGCAAGAGAAGATTGACGCAACGGATGAGCAAATCTTTGTTACAAAAGACACGCCGCCTAGCAAAGCTGGGGAGTTTAGTGTTTTAGAAAACACACGTGAAGACCAGCCCCCCCCTCAAGCAGTGTCTTTATCAGTAGAAGAAGCGTTAAATGATGTTGGACAACCGCAGGGAGATTTAAGTGCAACCAAAATGGGACGTAACCGAGTGACCGAAAAGCAACCAAAAAATAGCAAGAAGGGCAAAAGCAAAGGCAAAGATGACTGCAAGATGACTTAG